The following coding sequences are from one Amblyraja radiata isolate CabotCenter1 unplaced genomic scaffold, sAmbRad1.1.pri S103, whole genome shotgun sequence window:
- the mecp2 gene encoding methyl-CpG-binding protein 2: protein MKLILKSRLHSASGVRSCSPIRLGFPGCEDKAEDKEQAGQREKLVKVKKHKKRDEREEEGEDKVREPPAEALLPEPADGANAETAEREGAVAATPKPRRSLIRDRGPLYEDPTLPEGWTRKLKQRKSGRSAGKYDVYIINPQGKAFRSKVELLAHFEKVGDTTLDPSDFDFTVTGRGSPSRREKRQPKKPKSPKASGTGRGRGRPKGSGKDKMVRKGSVSKRLSAKSAAKLLVKMPFSAPLLPPPKTEGATSSALGEQPPKARKGVPGRKRKSDTKPQTVPKKRGRKPGGGGGGGGGGSGGGLGGGGGGGGGGGIGGGNAVPAPKKKAVKELAVRPEEVTLLPLKKRNLGEESSPLKKRKSSRIFDEDAGVPPVLGRTAPAAAEGGGAGPELSLPLPPPPPPSSAVDGGERSGRGQRGARDSSPKGRGPAAAALKKEPPRPAEAKEPGPAEASAQEAEGSRERGGGCCPPPEPRDLSGRPCAEDKDKLPRGRADPDLLPTKTEIPDKGRPVISAAPRPAREEAADSRAAVSERVS from the exons TGAAGACAAGGCCGAGGACAAGGAGCAGGCCGGCCAGcgggagaagctggtgaaagtgaagaagcacaagaagagggatGAGCgcgaggaggaaggggaggacaaGGTGCGGGAGCCGCCGGCGGAGGCTCTGCTGCCCGAGCCTGCCGACGGCGCCAACGCCGAGACCGCCGAGCGGGAGGGGGCGGTGGCGGCCACCCCCAAGCCCCGCCGCTCGCTGATTCGGGACCGGGGGCCCCTGTACGAAGACCCCACGCTGCCCGAGGGGTGGACCCGCAAACTGAAGCAGAGGAAGTCGGGCCGGTCGGCGGGAAAGTACGACGTCTACATCATCAA CCCGCAAGGGAAGGCGTTCCGTTCCAAGGTGGAGCTGCTGGCGCACTTCGAGAAGGTGGGCGACACCACCCTGGACCCCAGCGACTTTGACTTCACCGTCACGGGTCGTGGCAGCCCGTCGCGGAGGGAGAAGAGGCAGCCCAAGAAGCCCAAGAGCCCCAAGGCCTCGGGCACGGGGAGAGGTCGGGGCAGGCCCAAGGGCAGCGGCAAGGACAAGATGGTGCGCAAGGGCAGCGTGTCCAAGAGGCTGTCGGCCAAGAGCGCGGCCAAGCTCCTGGTCAAGATGCCCTTCTCCgccccgctgctgccgccgccgaaaACTGAGGGCGCCACCTCCTCCGCTTTGGGGGAGCAGCCCCCCAAAGCGCGCAAGGGGGTCCCGGGCAGGAAGAGGAAGTCTGACACCAAACCGCAGACGGTCCCCAAGAAGAGGGGCAGAAAGCCGGGCGGTGGCggtggtggcggcggcggcggcagtggTGGTGGCttgggcggcggcggcggaggaggaggaggaggaggaatcgGCGGTGGCAACGCCGTGCCAGCGCCGAAGAAGAAGGCGGTGAAGGAGTTGGCGGTCAGGCCGGAGGAGGTCACCCTGCTGCCCCTCAAGAAGCGCAACCTGGGCGAGGAGAGCTCGCCGCTGAAGAAGCGGAAAAGCAGCCGCATATTCGACGAGGACGCTGGCGTGCCGCCGGTGCTGGGCAGGACGGCGCCGGCCGCGGCGGAGGGCGGCGGTGCGGGGCCGGAGctgtcgctgccgctgccgccgccgccgccgccatcgtCGGCAGTAGACGGGGGCGAGAGGAGCGGCAGGGGACAGAGGGGCGCCCGGGACAGCAGCCCCAAGGGCCGGggtcccgccgccgccgccctCAAGAAGGAGCCGCCCCGCCCGGCCGAGGCCAAAGAACCGGGACCCGCGGAGGCGTCGGCACAGGAGGCCGAGGGCTcccgagagaggggagggggctgctgcccccccccGGAACCCAGAGACTTGAGCGGCCGGCCGTGCGCGGAGGACAAGGACAAGCTTCCCCGCGGCCGTGCCGACCCCGACCTGCTCCCCACAAAGACTGAGATCCCCGACAAGGGCCGCCCCGTCATCTCCGCCGCGCCGCGCCCTGCCCGGGAGGAAGCGGCCGACAGCCGGGCAGCCGTGTCCGAGAGGGTTAGCTGA